GGAGCGAGAGCGAGAGCGGGGAAGAACGTCAGGCCGGCGACGACCACGACGACGAACGTGAGCAGGCCGACGAACACGGGCCCGTGCGTGGGGAGGGTCCCGGGGGTGGCCGCGACCCGGTGCTGGCGCGCCAGGCTGCCGGCGAGCGCCAGCACGAGCACGACGGGGACGAACCGGCCGAGCAGCATCCCGATCCCGAGCGCGGTGTTCTGGTAGACGGTCCCGGCGCCGAACCCGGCGAACGCCGAGCCGTTGTTGTTCGTCGCGGACGCGTAGGCGTAGAGGATCTCGGAGAGCCCGTGCGCACCCGGGTCCTGCACCGAGGCCTCGACCAGCGCCGGGGTAGCGGCGGTCGTGGCGGCCCCCAGGAGCAGGAGTGCGGGCATCGTCAGGACGTAGAGCGCGACGAGCGTGACCTGGGTCCGGCCGATCTTCTTGCCGAGCAGCTCCGGGGTGCGCCCGACCATGAGGCCGGCGAGGAAGACCGCGAGCACCGAGAGCACGAGGAGCCCGTACAGCCCCGCCCCGACGCCGCCCGGCGCGACCTCTCCCAGCATCATGTTCAGCAGGGTCACCCCGCCGCCCAGTGCGGTGAAGGAGTCGTGGGAGCCGACGACGGCACCGGTCGACGTCCCGGTCGTGGAGGCCGCGAACAGCGCGGACGCCGCCGGCCCAAAGCGCAGCTCCTTGCCCTCGAGCGCCGCGCCGGCGGCCTGGGGGACCGACCCGAGCGCGCGCGTCTCCGCCCAGGTGGTCACGGCCACTGCGGTCAGCCAGATCGTCGCCATGACCGCGAGGACCGCGCGGCCCTGACGGACGTCCCCGACCATCCGGCCGTACGTGCGCGGCAGGCTGAAGGGGATCACGAGCAGGAGGAGGACCTGCACGAGGTTGGTCCACGGGGTGGGGTTCTCGAAGGGGTGGGCGCTGTTGGCGTTGAAGAACCCGCCGCCGTTGGTGCCGAGCAGCTTGATCGCCTCCTGAGACGCGACCGGCCCGCCGACGATCGTCTGGCTCCCGCCGTCGAGTGTGGTCACGGTCACCGGTCCGGCGAGGTTCTGCACCACGCCACCGAGGACGAGGACGACGGCCGCGACGAACGCGAGCGGGAGGACGACCCGCACGGTGCCGCGGACGAGGTCGACCCAGAAGCTGCCGATCCGGTCCGTGTCGTGGCGGGCGAGGCCGCGGACGAGCGCGACCGCGACCGCGAGGCCGACGGCTGCGGACAGGAAGTTCTGCACGGCGAGCCCGGCCGCCTGGGCGAGGTGCCCCATCGCGGACTCGCCGGCGTACCCCTGCCAGTTCGTGTTGGTGACGAAGGAGACCGCGGTGTTCCAGGCGCTGTCCGCCGCGAGGCCCGCGTGCCCCAGCGAGAGCGGGAGCCGGCCCTGCAGCCGCAGCAGCGCGTACAACGCGAGCACGCTCACGAAGGAGAACGCGAGCAGCGAGCGCGCGTAGACGGGCCAGACCTGGTCCACCTCGGGGTCCACCCCGCCGGCCCGGTAGAGCGCACGCTCGACGCGCAGGTGCCGCGGGTCCGAGAACACGCGCGCGATGTGCTCGCCGAGCGGCACGTGGACCGCGGCGAGCACCAGGACCACGAGGCCTGTCTGCGCGAGGACGACAACCGAGGGCGACATCAGAAGCGCTCCGGCTTCAGCAGCGCCCACAGGAGGTAACCGGCGAGGGCGAGGGCCACGACGAGCGCGACCGCGGACTCGGCGCTCACAGCCGGGTCACCGCCTTCACCAGCGCGCCGAGGGCGACGAAGCCCCCGCAGGTCAGTGCCACGAAGGCCAGGTCGGCCACAGGGACTCCCAGGAGATCCACGCCGCAGGGGCGTGACGACCGATCTGGCCGCCGTGACCATTCACGGGGACGTGGGGGAGCCGCCCGGGCGATCCAGACGCTTCCCTGACGGAGCTGCCGGGTTCTCGGACGGGACCCGGACGCCGAGCTGTGCCGACGGCCCGGCCGGCACGGGAGCGCCCACGCCCGGTGCGGCGCGTCGGCGCGCCGTCCGGCCCCGCGCGACGTTCCGGCCCCGCACACGACACCGGAACGTCACGAACCCGATACGTGGAGGGTGTTCCCCCGCGGTCCTGCGGGGCGCATGCTGGGGCCCTCACTGGCCGACACGAGGGTGTGCCCGATGACCTACTCCCCGCCCGCCCCGGTCGTCTCCGGCGTCCCGTACGCGGTGCTCGACGTCGACGGGCGCAGCCCCCGGACCGTCGACGACTTCGTCGGCAGAGTCACGCTCACCGTCGAGGGGAGCACGGGCCGTCACGTCGTGCGCGGGGACGCGTCGGTGCGCGACGGCGCCGTCCGGCTGCACGAGAAGAGCGACGACGGCGGCGGCGGCAAGGACGTCCGCACCTGGCGGGTCACGCCGACCGACGCGGGCGGGTTCTGCGCCGAGACCGCCTGAGCACG
The Cellulomonas sp. NS3 DNA segment above includes these coding regions:
- the kdpA gene encoding potassium-transporting ATPase subunit KdpA, with translation MSPSVVVLAQTGLVVLVLAAVHVPLGEHIARVFSDPRHLRVERALYRAGGVDPEVDQVWPVYARSLLAFSFVSVLALYALLRLQGRLPLSLGHAGLAADSAWNTAVSFVTNTNWQGYAGESAMGHLAQAAGLAVQNFLSAAVGLAVAVALVRGLARHDTDRIGSFWVDLVRGTVRVVLPLAFVAAVVLVLGGVVQNLAGPVTVTTLDGGSQTIVGGPVASQEAIKLLGTNGGGFFNANSAHPFENPTPWTNLVQVLLLLVIPFSLPRTYGRMVGDVRQGRAVLAVMATIWLTAVAVTTWAETRALGSVPQAAGAALEGKELRFGPAASALFAASTTGTSTGAVVGSHDSFTALGGGVTLLNMMLGEVAPGGVGAGLYGLLVLSVLAVFLAGLMVGRTPELLGKKIGRTQVTLVALYVLTMPALLLLGAATTAATPALVEASVQDPGAHGLSEILYAYASATNNNGSAFAGFGAGTVYQNTALGIGMLLGRFVPVVLVLALAGSLARQHRVAATPGTLPTHGPVFVGLLTFVVVVVAGLTFFPALALAPVAEALL
- the kdpF gene encoding K(+)-transporting ATPase subunit F: MSAESAVALVVALALAGYLLWALLKPERF